One stretch of Priestia megaterium DNA includes these proteins:
- a CDS encoding TetR/AcrR family transcriptional regulator: MEPTNSKEKILSAAAKLFRKKGYHATSLSQITKESSAPRGSIYYYFPDGKQQLAKEAIQKTGERVKAYIEKSLASHEDAASAIQYHIKLMADRMFEQVENEADISLAAMSSEVWSSNETLRMACEAVYNEWEQVYADKLVCSGYEQEEARQLGSAIQSWIEGAYTLSLTKNSTVPMQIAADQIGKLFANKN, encoded by the coding sequence ATGGAACCAACCAATTCAAAAGAAAAAATTTTAAGCGCTGCTGCTAAACTTTTTCGCAAAAAAGGCTATCACGCCACCAGTCTAAGTCAAATTACAAAAGAAAGCAGCGCTCCGAGAGGATCTATTTATTATTATTTTCCGGATGGAAAACAACAATTAGCAAAAGAAGCTATTCAAAAAACGGGAGAAAGAGTCAAAGCTTATATTGAAAAATCCCTCGCTTCTCATGAAGATGCCGCGTCAGCTATTCAATATCATATAAAACTGATGGCTGATCGAATGTTTGAACAAGTGGAAAATGAAGCGGATATCTCTCTCGCTGCTATGTCGAGTGAAGTATGGTCATCAAACGAAACGCTTCGTATGGCCTGTGAAGCCGTGTATAACGAGTGGGAGCAAGTTTATGCAGATAAGTTAGTTTGTTCGGGTTATGAACAAGAGGAAGCAAGACAGCTAGGTTCAGCTATACAGTCTTGGATTGAAGGTGCTTATACTCTTTCATTAACTAAAAATAGTACAGTCCCTATGCAAATTGCAGCTGACCAAATTGGCAAGCTGTTTGCAAATAAAAACTAA
- the rluF gene encoding 23S rRNA pseudouridine(2604) synthase RluF has translation MIHLRLNKFISESGKASRRGADKLISEGRVTVNGKVAKIGDQVKPGDDIRVSGQQLRIARNNVYIALNKPVGITSTSEKKVKGNIIDLVNHPLRIHHVGRLDKDSDGLILLTNDGDIINEILRAENKHEKEYIVAVDKPITPEFIKNMSEGVKILGTKTLPCKVTQLSKYEFQIILTQGLNRQIRRMCEVLGYEVYRLQRTRIMNIHLNNLPVGQWRDLTKKERTQLFKELDYEPKEW, from the coding sequence GTGATTCACCTGAGACTGAATAAATTTATTAGCGAATCTGGAAAGGCGTCAAGACGCGGGGCAGATAAGTTAATTAGTGAAGGAAGAGTAACCGTTAATGGAAAGGTTGCAAAAATCGGAGATCAAGTTAAGCCTGGCGATGATATTCGAGTAAGCGGCCAACAGCTTCGGATTGCTCGAAATAATGTATATATTGCGCTTAATAAACCAGTCGGCATTACAAGTACGAGTGAAAAAAAAGTAAAGGGAAACATCATCGATTTAGTCAATCACCCTTTGCGTATTCATCATGTCGGACGGCTTGATAAGGATTCAGACGGCTTAATTTTACTTACAAATGACGGCGATATTATTAATGAAATTTTACGTGCAGAAAACAAGCATGAAAAAGAATATATTGTTGCAGTAGATAAGCCGATTACACCAGAGTTTATCAAAAACATGTCTGAGGGAGTAAAAATTTTAGGCACAAAAACGCTTCCTTGTAAAGTGACACAGCTGTCTAAGTATGAGTTTCAAATTATTTTAACACAGGGTTTAAATCGTCAAATTCGCCGTATGTGTGAAGTGCTCGGATATGAAGTATACCGCCTTCAGCGCACGCGTATTATGAATATCCATTTAAACAACTTACCTGTTGGGCAATGGAGAGATTTAACGAAAAAAGAGCGTACGCAGCTATTCAAAGAATTAGACTATGAACCTAAAGAGTGGTAA
- a CDS encoding TRM11 family SAM-dependent methyltransferase, translating to MNNHTQLPQYIYTYACSEEEFSLCQLERRSLFEIETEKPIIKSAVKLDPSRSPFIKERLDIMYESDDLADICKQVEDIDLGDKTFKLIFMKINDLEKDQKISYKGQRAIERDVGWHFVAEADLHNPDHLFGIVPFEGRWYFGKYQKSEAVWLHHLKKPREYSTALSTRLARAVANIAVPNPEGIKAIDPCCGIGTVLVEALSMGIDIVGRDINPLVTDGSRENIAHFGLSGDVKTGPISDVTTHYDVAIIDMPYNLYTHATPEDQLSILKHARRFADKVVVITVDTIDHMIYEAGFSISDRCVARKSVFSRQVVVCE from the coding sequence TTGAATAACCATACGCAGCTGCCTCAGTATATCTACACATACGCATGCAGCGAAGAGGAATTCTCACTATGTCAATTAGAGAGACGCTCTCTTTTTGAAATTGAAACTGAGAAACCTATCATAAAAAGTGCCGTTAAACTTGATCCAAGCAGAAGCCCTTTTATCAAAGAGCGATTAGATATTATGTATGAATCAGATGACCTTGCAGATATTTGTAAGCAAGTAGAAGATATTGACCTTGGAGACAAAACATTTAAACTCATTTTCATGAAAATTAATGACTTGGAAAAAGATCAAAAAATAAGTTATAAAGGTCAGCGTGCTATTGAACGTGATGTGGGTTGGCATTTTGTAGCAGAAGCAGACTTGCATAACCCTGACCATTTGTTTGGCATTGTTCCATTTGAAGGACGCTGGTATTTTGGGAAATATCAAAAAAGCGAAGCTGTATGGCTGCATCATTTGAAGAAACCGCGTGAATACTCTACAGCACTCAGTACCCGCCTTGCAAGAGCTGTAGCTAACATTGCCGTTCCAAACCCTGAAGGAATCAAAGCGATCGATCCATGCTGTGGTATCGGTACAGTCCTTGTAGAAGCACTTTCAATGGGCATTGATATTGTAGGACGCGATATCAATCCACTTGTGACCGACGGATCTCGTGAAAATATTGCGCATTTCGGCTTAAGCGGTGATGTCAAAACTGGACCGATTTCGGACGTTACAACTCACTATGATGTAGCTATCATCGACATGCCTTACAATCTCTACACCCACGCGACGCCTGAAGATCAGCTTTCTATTTTAAAACACGCTCGCCGCTTTGCGGATAAAGTAGTCGTGATTACAGTAGATACGATTGACCATATGATTTATGAAGCTGGCTTTTCTATTTCAGATCGCTGCGTAGCGCGCAAAAGCGTATTTTCTAGACAAGTAGTTGTATGCGAATAA
- a CDS encoding tautomerase family protein: MPLLRFDVIEGRDEKELKTLLDATHRAMLEAFGVPERDRYQIVHQHPAHEMIIEDTGLGFERSKDLVIISVTSKQRTEEQKQALYRLIVKELGESCGIQPNDIMISIVENGNADWSFGMGEAQFLTGKL; the protein is encoded by the coding sequence ATGCCATTACTTAGATTTGATGTAATAGAAGGAAGAGATGAAAAAGAGTTAAAAACATTACTAGACGCTACTCACCGAGCGATGCTAGAAGCCTTTGGCGTCCCAGAACGCGATCGTTATCAAATTGTTCATCAGCATCCTGCTCATGAAATGATTATTGAAGATACAGGTCTAGGTTTTGAGAGAAGCAAGGATTTGGTTATTATAAGTGTAACGAGCAAACAGCGAACAGAAGAGCAAAAGCAAGCTCTTTACAGATTAATTGTAAAAGAGCTTGGAGAGAGCTGTGGCATTCAGCCAAACGACATTATGATTTCGATTGTTGAAAACGGTAATGCTGACTGGAGCTTTGGCATGGGAGAAGCTCAATTCTTAACTGGGAAATTATAA
- the ftsZ gene encoding cell division protein FtsZ yields MFGFDADVSPLVRIKVIGVGGGGNNTVNRMIEHGVQGVEFIAVNTDAQALNLSKADVKMQIGAALTRGLGAGANPEVGREAAEESREQIQEVLQGADMVFVTAGMGGGTGTGAAPVIAQIARELNALTIGVVTRPFKFEGNKRTKQAVGGITAMNESVDTLIVIPNDRLLEIVDKKTPMLEAFREADNVLRQGIQGISDLIAVPGLINLDFADVKTIMSNQGFALMGIGRASGSDRAIEAAKKAISSPLLDASIDGARGVLLNITSGSSLSLYEVQEAADIVTSASDQDLNMIFGSVINEDLKDEMMVTVIATGFDDEDISPSASTSRVSRARY; encoded by the coding sequence ATGTTTGGATTTGATGCAGATGTATCGCCGCTAGTGCGAATTAAAGTAATTGGAGTCGGCGGTGGAGGAAATAACACCGTTAACCGTATGATTGAACACGGTGTACAAGGAGTAGAATTTATCGCCGTCAATACGGATGCTCAGGCGCTTAACTTATCTAAAGCAGATGTGAAAATGCAGATTGGTGCGGCATTAACGCGAGGATTAGGTGCAGGAGCTAATCCAGAAGTAGGAAGAGAAGCAGCCGAAGAAAGCAGAGAACAAATTCAAGAAGTACTGCAAGGCGCAGATATGGTATTCGTAACAGCTGGCATGGGCGGAGGAACCGGTACTGGAGCAGCTCCGGTTATTGCCCAAATTGCCCGTGAACTAAATGCTTTAACAATTGGAGTAGTTACTCGCCCGTTCAAGTTTGAAGGAAATAAACGTACCAAGCAAGCAGTAGGCGGTATTACTGCGATGAATGAATCGGTAGATACCCTTATTGTAATTCCAAACGACCGCTTGCTTGAAATTGTCGATAAAAAGACGCCTATGCTTGAAGCATTCCGTGAAGCAGATAATGTTCTTCGCCAAGGTATTCAAGGTATTTCGGATTTAATCGCTGTTCCAGGGCTGATTAACCTTGACTTTGCTGATGTAAAAACAATCATGTCTAATCAAGGATTTGCGCTTATGGGTATCGGACGAGCTTCCGGATCAGACCGGGCAATTGAAGCAGCGAAAAAAGCGATTTCTAGTCCGCTGCTAGATGCATCGATTGATGGAGCAAGAGGCGTGCTGTTGAACATTACGAGCGGCAGCAGCCTGAGTCTTTACGAAGTACAGGAAGCAGCAGATATTGTCACGTCCGCTTCTGATCAGGACTTAAATATGATTTTTGGGTCCGTGATCAATGAAGATTTAAAGGACGAAATGATGGTAACCGTTATTGCCACTGGATTTGATGATGAAGACATTTCACCATCAGCTTCTACTTCTAGAGTTTCAAGAGCACGCTACTAA
- the nikA gene encoding nickel ABC transporter substrate-binding protein → MINNKKLVSILLLVLLGLTACAPHEESMSIKERKKTDESVTFLFNFTPATLDPHTDDDYTAVRAGVGETLIKISDDLKIKPWLAEKWKTKDNGLTWTFTIRKNITFQNGKVLDANAVKSSLQRAIDQSYAMRNALKIKEMKANGHILTITLKEPIPKFPSELVHPNTAIIDVNASHIAKKPIGTGPFHVLSFDQGNQVKLERYEDYWNGKVKLKNATFAFNEDANARVAALQSGTADIIYRPPLESLGTLQTDPSFKVSGVPSVRTHLLLYNQTNDALKDENVRKAIDALLNRKEIVSSIMNNQAAAARGPFLPQFPFADNTANEQRGIASAKKYLEKAGYQIKNGKAIKNGKPLSLSLVTYSSLPELPLIAQLIQSNAKELGINIKIHLVEDSDEYLMAKDDWDLALYSLITAPRGDASYYLSTNYLPGGGLNASRINDDKLTKMIEQLNSTVDDAKRDQLAKQATALINGKMLTSSIVHPNIVVAYNQKVKNWTTNPSEYYMLTQHLEVTP, encoded by the coding sequence ATGATAAATAATAAAAAACTCGTATCTATACTGCTTCTTGTTTTACTTGGTCTTACTGCTTGCGCGCCTCATGAAGAGAGTATGAGTATAAAAGAAAGAAAGAAAACGGATGAAAGCGTTACATTTTTATTTAATTTCACACCTGCAACCCTTGATCCCCATACCGATGATGATTACACGGCAGTTCGTGCAGGAGTGGGGGAGACGCTTATCAAAATCAGCGACGATTTAAAGATAAAGCCTTGGCTTGCTGAAAAGTGGAAAACAAAAGATAACGGCCTTACATGGACATTTACGATAAGAAAGAACATCACGTTTCAAAATGGCAAAGTGCTGGATGCAAATGCCGTGAAGTCTTCTCTTCAAAGAGCAATAGACCAAAGCTATGCGATGAGAAACGCTTTAAAAATCAAAGAAATGAAAGCGAACGGTCATATACTGACAATTACGTTAAAAGAGCCAATACCTAAATTCCCTTCTGAATTAGTGCATCCAAACACAGCCATTATAGACGTTAATGCTTCTCATATAGCTAAGAAGCCCATTGGCACGGGTCCATTTCACGTCTTGTCTTTTGATCAAGGAAATCAAGTGAAATTAGAAAGATATGAGGATTATTGGAATGGAAAAGTAAAATTGAAAAACGCGACCTTTGCATTTAACGAAGATGCTAATGCGCGAGTTGCTGCTCTTCAATCTGGAACAGCCGATATTATTTATCGCCCGCCTTTAGAAAGTTTGGGCACTTTACAAACAGATCCGTCTTTTAAGGTAAGTGGAGTACCTAGTGTGCGTACTCATTTATTACTTTATAATCAAACCAATGACGCATTAAAAGACGAAAATGTAAGAAAAGCTATCGATGCCTTATTGAACCGAAAAGAAATTGTCAGCAGCATAATGAACAATCAAGCGGCAGCGGCTCGAGGTCCATTTTTACCCCAATTTCCTTTTGCTGATAATACTGCTAATGAGCAAAGAGGTATCGCATCTGCTAAAAAATATTTAGAGAAAGCAGGCTATCAAATCAAAAATGGAAAAGCAATCAAAAATGGAAAGCCATTATCGCTCTCTTTGGTCACATACAGCTCGTTGCCAGAACTTCCTTTGATTGCTCAGCTTATACAGTCTAATGCGAAAGAGTTAGGAATTAATATTAAGATTCATCTCGTTGAGGACAGCGATGAATATTTAATGGCAAAAGACGATTGGGATTTAGCATTGTACAGCCTTATCACTGCACCTAGAGGAGATGCAAGCTATTATTTAAGTACGAACTATTTGCCGGGCGGTGGTTTAAATGCCAGCCGGATTAATGATGATAAGCTAACAAAAATGATTGAGCAGTTAAATTCAACCGTAGATGACGCAAAGCGAGATCAGTTAGCTAAGCAAGCAACCGCTTTGATTAATGGGAAAATGCTGACGTCATCGATTGTACATCCAAACATTGTTGTTGCTTATAATCAAAAAGTGAAAAACTGGACAACAAATCCAAGCGAGTATTATATGCTGACTCAGCATTTAGAGGTAACGCCATAG
- a CDS encoding GNAT family N-acetyltransferase translates to MQEVQMYQIKEIKEKDAEVIQFVMNMRNELFPMLEKNQLPVDLLHFNEHYAQAKGAAFFSAVTENQQVIGTIGLYAYDGRFHALKKRYEHKTAAEIVKCYVDPAYRRLGIGQQLFKAVEQFAQNHFYDTLYLHTHPFLPGAIPFWTSQGFIERLAEQDEPWNTLHMDRKIQPVVM, encoded by the coding sequence GTGCAAGAAGTACAAATGTATCAAATTAAAGAAATAAAAGAAAAGGATGCTGAAGTGATTCAGTTTGTCATGAATATGCGGAATGAGCTATTTCCTATGCTGGAAAAAAATCAGCTTCCTGTGGATTTGCTTCATTTTAATGAACATTATGCTCAAGCGAAAGGCGCTGCTTTTTTTTCAGCTGTCACGGAAAATCAACAAGTAATTGGAACAATTGGTTTATACGCTTACGATGGAAGGTTTCATGCATTAAAAAAGCGATATGAACATAAAACTGCAGCCGAGATTGTAAAATGCTATGTCGATCCAGCATACCGGCGTCTAGGCATTGGACAGCAGCTGTTCAAGGCAGTGGAACAATTCGCTCAAAATCATTTTTATGACACGTTGTATCTGCATACTCATCCTTTTTTACCGGGGGCTATCCCATTCTGGACTTCACAAGGTTTTATCGAAAGGCTAGCTGAACAGGATGAGCCATGGAATACGCTGCACATGGACAGAAAAATACAACCGGTCGTAATGTAA
- a CDS encoding CitMHS family transporter, translated as MLSLLGFGMIATFLFLVISRRLSVVVAFIFVAILFGVIGGFSADMGDMMMNGILKVAPTAIMIVFAILYFGLMIDVGLFDPMISRILNIVKGDPLKVVMATAIITMLVGLDGDGSSTFLITVSALLPLYTKLGMNRLILACVISLSAGVMNMIPWGGPLVRAAASLQLEVSDLFNPLIPAMAAGLMWTLFSAYLLGKREKARLGTIHLKGSSMAFAEQLSVHETPGKPPRLFWFNALLTLCLMILLVVDILPIPILFAIAFAISLFVNFPHPKEQQERILSHANSFVMVSTLVFAAGIFTGVFTETKMMDAMANTIVSLTPEWLGSHLPLVVAITSLPLSFVFSPDAYYFGILPVISHTAANFGVDPVEIGRAALLGHSTTGFPLSPLVPATFILIGLVEIDFGEHQKFLFKWAFGTTIIMTITAILTNAISP; from the coding sequence ATGCTTTCTTTGTTAGGGTTTGGAATGATTGCGACTTTTCTATTTCTCGTCATTAGTAGACGCTTGTCCGTGGTTGTTGCTTTTATTTTTGTCGCTATCCTCTTTGGTGTAATTGGAGGTTTTAGTGCTGATATGGGCGATATGATGATGAATGGTATTTTAAAAGTAGCTCCTACGGCCATTATGATTGTTTTTGCTATTTTATATTTTGGACTAATGATTGACGTCGGTTTATTTGATCCTATGATTTCTCGTATCCTAAACATTGTGAAAGGCGATCCTTTAAAAGTCGTAATGGCAACTGCCATTATTACAATGCTTGTTGGCCTAGATGGAGACGGCTCTTCTACATTTTTAATTACAGTTTCCGCCTTGCTTCCTTTGTACACAAAACTGGGAATGAACCGACTAATACTGGCTTGTGTTATTAGTTTAAGCGCAGGTGTTATGAATATGATTCCTTGGGGAGGTCCTCTCGTAAGAGCCGCAGCAAGTTTACAATTAGAAGTATCAGATCTATTTAACCCTCTGATTCCAGCTATGGCAGCGGGATTGATGTGGACTTTATTTTCAGCATATCTACTCGGAAAAAGAGAGAAAGCGCGCTTAGGAACCATTCATTTAAAAGGTTCATCAATGGCTTTTGCTGAACAGCTTTCAGTTCATGAGACCCCTGGGAAGCCACCTAGACTCTTTTGGTTTAATGCCTTATTGACACTGTGCTTAATGATTCTCTTGGTCGTAGACATACTTCCTATTCCTATTTTATTTGCTATTGCTTTTGCCATTTCTTTATTTGTTAATTTTCCTCATCCAAAAGAACAGCAGGAAAGAATCTTAAGTCATGCAAACAGCTTTGTAATGGTTAGTACATTGGTTTTTGCAGCCGGAATTTTTACAGGCGTTTTTACAGAAACAAAAATGATGGATGCCATGGCTAATACCATTGTCAGCCTTACTCCTGAATGGCTAGGCTCCCACCTTCCCTTAGTTGTAGCAATAACGAGCCTTCCTCTTAGCTTTGTGTTTTCACCTGATGCTTATTACTTTGGCATTTTGCCTGTTATTAGCCATACAGCAGCTAATTTTGGTGTAGACCCTGTAGAAATAGGACGAGCAGCTTTATTGGGACATTCCACAACTGGGTTTCCTCTATCCCCTTTAGTGCCTGCTACTTTCATTCTGATTGGGCTGGTTGAAATAGATTTCGGCGAGCATCAAAAGTTTCTTTTTAAATGGGCCTTTGGGACAACTATTATCATGACGATTACAGCCATTTTAACGAATGCTATTTCCCCTTAG
- a CDS encoding YfmQ family protein — protein sequence MTWIVLLSIILVSALKILVTCLPTPVVKWLMTKFQLHPTLDDQNVTVTVDGKHLEGKDKMQVIDYFNKATFLKQYYVHEGNKDYYKHLEDSETPLVIDTKKGKKDVRLCVYSYDDHVDVVKQYKKKIIAYSLLSDHLQKQSITADLA from the coding sequence ATGACGTGGATTGTATTACTTTCCATCATTCTTGTAAGTGCACTCAAAATATTAGTAACGTGTCTTCCAACTCCAGTGGTCAAATGGCTTATGACTAAATTTCAATTACACCCAACACTTGATGATCAAAACGTTACTGTCACAGTTGATGGGAAACATTTAGAAGGCAAAGACAAAATGCAAGTGATTGATTATTTTAATAAAGCAACATTTTTAAAACAATATTATGTCCATGAAGGAAATAAGGACTATTATAAACACCTAGAAGACAGTGAAACTCCACTGGTTATCGATACGAAAAAAGGAAAAAAAGATGTTCGATTATGCGTATACAGTTATGATGATCATGTCGATGTCGTAAAACAGTATAAAAAGAAAATTATTGCTTACAGCCTGCTGTCTGATCACCTTCAAAAGCAGTCCATAACAGCTGACCTAGCTTAA
- a CDS encoding lmo0937 family membrane protein codes for MLWTIIGLLFIFWLLGLVFHIGGGIIHILLVIAVIVLIVKLVKRI; via the coding sequence ATGTTGTGGACGATTATTGGACTTTTATTTATTTTTTGGTTATTAGGATTAGTTTTTCATATTGGCGGCGGCATCATTCACATTCTTCTTGTCATTGCAGTGATTGTGCTAATCGTAAAACTTGTGAAACGAATTTAG
- a CDS encoding TatD family hydrolase codes for MKQIIDAHIHLDQYEPKSWKDIIEKDPSLQALISVSSTLQSCQLNQKISQLYSCVKPAYGFHPEQILPSSNELAELFAWIDQNNEEMIAVGEVGLPYYLNQTYTLSLEPYLELLEAFIIHSKKWGKPLILHAVYEDAEIVCDLLEKHSVSKAHFHWFKGAKKTVERMKNNGYYISVTPDIVYKPKIQALAMEYPLDYLMVETDGPWPFEGPFQNQTTVPSMIHQSVEEIARLKGVSGTEAYDFLYQNTSCFYNLST; via the coding sequence ATGAAACAAATCATTGACGCTCATATTCACCTCGATCAATATGAACCGAAAAGCTGGAAGGACATAATAGAGAAGGATCCTTCGTTACAAGCGCTTATTTCTGTATCTTCCACATTACAGTCTTGCCAACTTAATCAAAAAATCAGCCAATTGTATTCCTGTGTGAAACCCGCCTACGGATTTCATCCTGAACAAATACTGCCTTCTTCAAATGAATTAGCGGAGCTGTTTGCCTGGATTGATCAAAACAATGAAGAAATGATAGCTGTTGGTGAGGTTGGTCTACCTTATTACTTAAATCAGACCTATACTCTTTCTCTAGAGCCCTATTTGGAGCTGCTTGAAGCTTTTATTATTCATTCAAAAAAGTGGGGAAAACCGTTAATTCTTCACGCTGTATATGAAGACGCTGAAATTGTGTGTGACTTACTAGAAAAACATTCCGTGTCTAAAGCTCACTTCCACTGGTTCAAAGGAGCTAAAAAAACCGTTGAACGAATGAAAAACAACGGTTACTATATTTCAGTTACACCTGATATTGTATATAAGCCTAAAATCCAAGCGCTTGCCATGGAATACCCTCTTGACTACTTGATGGTCGAAACAGATGGTCCGTGGCCATTTGAAGGACCTTTTCAAAACCAGACAACGGTTCCATCAATGATACATCAGTCCGTTGAGGAAATAGCACGTCTCAAAGGAGTTTCTGGAACGGAAGCATATGATTTTTTATATCAAAATACGTCTTGTTTTTATAATCTCTCCACATAA
- the rarD gene encoding EamA family transporter RarD produces the protein MNLNHDKDGVTYAVLSYLMWGLTPIYWKLVHHVAPGELLAQRVFWSFIFMLILLLITKKWRTYITFVKEIMKKPSLFWSLFTASVLISANWGIFMWAVIDGKIVEASLGQYINPLTSVLLGVIVLKERLSGAQIFAFILAGIGVLTLSLHYGVVPWISLSLALTFGLYGLAKKKIKADSTIGLTLETMVISPISLAYIGYLTFQSHLQFFDSFSTSLLLMGSGMVTALPLLLFTKSAKKVSLSMHGILQYISPTLSLLAGVILYHESLTKAHVIAFSFIWLALIVYTFSSITKWGNKKHIKNKMEA, from the coding sequence ATGAACTTAAATCATGACAAAGATGGTGTAACGTATGCAGTCCTTTCTTATCTTATGTGGGGGCTTACGCCAATTTATTGGAAGCTGGTTCACCACGTAGCACCAGGGGAGCTTTTAGCTCAGCGCGTTTTTTGGTCTTTTATTTTTATGCTTATTCTTTTATTGATAACAAAGAAATGGCGTACATACATTACGTTTGTAAAAGAAATAATGAAAAAACCATCCTTATTCTGGTCCCTTTTTACTGCGTCTGTACTTATTAGTGCAAATTGGGGCATTTTTATGTGGGCTGTCATTGATGGAAAAATAGTAGAAGCGAGCCTTGGACAATATATTAATCCCCTAACAAGTGTTTTATTAGGTGTTATTGTCTTAAAAGAGAGATTAAGCGGAGCTCAAATTTTTGCATTTATACTAGCAGGGATCGGCGTATTAACACTCAGTCTTCATTATGGTGTTGTTCCTTGGATTTCGCTTAGTTTAGCTCTTACTTTCGGATTATATGGTTTGGCAAAGAAAAAGATTAAAGCTGATTCGACAATCGGATTAACCCTTGAAACGATGGTCATCTCCCCTATTTCATTAGCATACATAGGCTACCTCACGTTTCAATCACACTTGCAGTTTTTTGATTCTTTTTCAACAAGTCTTTTATTAATGGGAAGTGGAATGGTCACAGCTCTACCACTCTTATTATTCACAAAAAGTGCTAAAAAAGTATCATTATCAATGCATGGTATTCTTCAATATATTTCACCAACCTTATCTCTGCTAGCAGGAGTAATTCTATACCATGAATCGCTAACAAAAGCTCATGTTATTGCTTTTAGTTTTATTTGGTTAGCTCTTATTGTTTATACGTTTTCATCTATTACTAAATGGGGGAACAAAAAACACATAAAAAATAAGATGGAAGCCTAA
- a CDS encoding SET domain-containing protein — MIEIKVSAISDGEFNRGVFAKQDIKKGTLIHEAPVIAYPNKEHDFIEKTTLADYAFEYGVNHTAILLGYGMLFNHSYTPNATYEINFDNHTFDFYAYTDIQAGEEILINYNGDEDDQELLWFDREDEEEQK, encoded by the coding sequence ATGATCGAAATAAAAGTGTCTGCGATAAGCGACGGAGAATTTAATAGAGGTGTATTTGCTAAGCAAGATATTAAAAAAGGAACGCTTATTCACGAAGCTCCTGTTATCGCTTATCCTAATAAAGAGCATGATTTTATTGAGAAAACAACACTAGCGGATTATGCTTTTGAATATGGAGTGAATCATACGGCTATTCTTTTGGGATACGGTATGCTGTTTAATCACTCGTATACACCCAATGCTACGTATGAAATTAATTTTGACAATCATACCTTTGATTTTTATGCATATACGGATATCCAAGCAGGAGAAGAAATTCTCATCAACTATAATGGAGATGAAGATGATCAAGAGCTCCTTTGGTTTGATCGTGAAGATGAAGAAGAACAAAAGTAA